In a single window of the Desulfomonilaceae bacterium genome:
- a CDS encoding sigma-54 dependent transcriptional regulator — MGKILIVDDDAQLRISFEKILTAEGHKVRMSATGEGGLEIVKTEPPDLVVMDVRLPGMDGLTTFKAIHNIDAKLPVIIMTAYGTTDTAIEATKLGAFDYILKPFDIPEMLSNIEKALEASRFMRSRVEIDTASESDSSEVIFGRSKAMQEVYKQIGRVASTGATILIRGESGTGKELVARAVYQHSIRSNKPFLVINCVAIPETLLESELFGYERGAFTGAVNRRIGKIEQASGGTVFLDEIGDMPFGIQAKILRLLQERSIERLGGRSPIPVDVRVIAATNRDLEAALADGRFREDLYYRLKVVTLSLPPLRERNGDISILAEYFLKRYSKEMAIDSPGLTREARLVMESYSWPGNVRELANTVQKALIFSRGAPISSDEISEAIRIETDGRETWDQSHLDSMHEWIKRSLNSGRENVFVDMIDEFSRIVMTEALSITRGNRSQAAKLLGLSRPTLLAKIEKYGIRIEASVKAP; from the coding sequence GTGGGAAAAATACTAATCGTTGATGATGATGCCCAGTTGCGTATCAGTTTTGAAAAGATTCTAACAGCAGAGGGGCATAAAGTCAGGATGTCCGCTACGGGGGAAGGTGGGCTCGAGATCGTAAAAACAGAGCCTCCAGATTTAGTGGTCATGGACGTCAGACTTCCGGGTATGGACGGTTTAACAACATTCAAGGCTATTCACAACATTGACGCCAAGCTGCCTGTTATCATTATGACGGCTTACGGAACTACCGACACGGCCATAGAGGCTACCAAACTTGGAGCCTTTGATTATATTCTCAAGCCATTCGACATTCCCGAAATGTTGTCAAATATTGAAAAAGCGCTTGAGGCGTCAAGGTTCATGCGTTCGAGAGTGGAAATTGACACAGCCTCTGAGAGTGATTCCTCAGAAGTCATTTTTGGGCGCAGCAAAGCTATGCAGGAGGTTTATAAACAGATAGGTCGTGTGGCGTCAACAGGAGCGACAATTTTAATCCGGGGCGAATCAGGGACCGGCAAGGAACTTGTAGCCCGGGCAGTGTATCAGCACAGTATACGTTCTAATAAGCCATTTCTTGTAATAAATTGTGTCGCTATCCCGGAAACGCTTCTGGAAAGCGAACTGTTCGGATATGAAAGAGGGGCTTTTACCGGGGCTGTAAACAGGCGCATAGGCAAAATTGAGCAGGCTAGTGGTGGAACAGTTTTTCTGGATGAAATTGGAGACATGCCGTTCGGGATACAGGCCAAGATATTGCGTCTCCTTCAAGAAAGAAGCATTGAGCGCCTAGGCGGTCGATCGCCAATACCGGTTGATGTACGCGTCATAGCCGCTACAAATCGCGACCTTGAAGCCGCTTTAGCAGATGGCCGTTTCCGGGAAGATCTTTATTACCGCCTAAAGGTCGTGACTTTGAGTCTTCCTCCACTACGAGAACGAAATGGTGACATATCTATCCTGGCGGAATATTTTCTCAAGCGCTATTCTAAAGAGATGGCCATTGATAGCCCCGGATTGACGCGGGAGGCCAGATTGGTCATGGAATCGTACTCATGGCCTGGAAATGTGAGGGAACTGGCCAATACAGTTCAAAAAGCTCTGATATTTAGCCGAGGCGCGCCTATAAGTTCGGACGAAATATCAGAAGCCATAAGGATAGAGACTGATGGGAGAGAAACGTGGGATCAGTCCCATCTTGATTCCATGCATGAGTGGATCAAACGCTCACTGAACAGTGGACGAGAAAACGTTTTTGTTGACATGATCGACGAATTCTCAAGAATAGTGATGACCGAAGCCCTTTCCATAACTCGAGGTAACAGGTCTCAGGCAGCCAAACTCCTCGGTCTTTCAAGACCC